A genome region from Oryzias latipes chromosome 2, ASM223467v1 includes the following:
- the LOC101170907 gene encoding protein NLRC3-like isoform X4: MDQCEDREAGAPPSQKIRVGEDESQSKTQRNQPEPGYEPSCVSFRSDFSKDLPINFKDSSSDKQKSQGKAQRNQPEPGYEPSCVSFRSDFSKDLPINFKDSSSDKQKSQSKTQRNQPGYEPSCVSFRSDFSKDLPINFKDSSSDKQKSQGKAQRNQPGYEPSCVSFRSDFSKDLPINFKDSSSGVEHVHREKKGSGTQSADKPQSADVGLQEIFGEHQISLMKSSKHVAEGIEEAGRETLLHRVYTELYITEDLREEVHTQHEVMQLETTSNPNKLHNTAIRNPDIFKVLPDQHRSIRVVLTSGVAGAGKSFSVQKFTLDWAEGLENQDISAVVPLSFRELNMIRDEQHSLFTLIQRFHPTLQKIPAEQLSVCKPLFIFDGLDESRLSLNFNNSPVVSDVTQKSSVYVLLTNLIQGHLLPSALVWITSRPAAANQIPPSCVDRLTEVRGFNDVQKEEYFKKRFPDEELSSKIISHIKGSMSLYIMCEVPVFCWITAVVLENMLTTEQKTDLPTTLTDMYSHFLMVQTKRKKNKYQQKHQTSPQELTETEREVLLKLGRLAFEHLKKGNIMFYQEDLQQCGVDVTEAFVYSGICTEIFRKECEIFQKPVYSFVHLSVQEFLAAVYMFHCYSNRMVKVIEDFLEFNTKNPSLDEFLSGVMEKSMQSKTGHLDLFVRFLYGLSVESNQRLLGDLLSQTDKNPGIFQKIINNLKEINSSEVSPDRSINIYHCLMEMKDLSIHQETQEFLKSGNKSKIKLLEIHCSALAYTLKMSEEVLDELDLNQYLTSYEGQRRLIPAVRNCRRFRTPERVEFSETDYEILASALKSNPSHLTELDLNANFMKDSSMEVLCSGLQRPNCRLQILRLETCDLSEIGWKALGSALKSNPSSLTELNMGRNNLGDSGFLNLRGFLESPDCRLQILRLRNCELSEISCEALGSALKCYPSNLTELDLSQNDLKDSGFLHLRGFLESPDCRLQILRLNNCSLSEISLEAVVSALKSNPSNLTELHFSHNMVQGSGFLHLWDFLESPDCRLQTLRLEFSSLSKINCEALVSALKSNPSHLTELNLSFNNLQESEAQQLQDLVDSPNFKLQTLSCGGSGWWV, from the exons ATGGATCAATGTGAGGACAGAGAGGCCGGAGCCCCTCCCTCTCAGAAAATCAGAGTTGGAGAAGATGAGAGCCAGAgtaaaactcagag GAACCAACCCGAACCTGGGTATGAGCCCAGCTGTGTGTCCTTCAGAAGTGACTTCTCAAAGGATTTACCTATCAATTTCAAAGACAGCAGttcagacaaacaaaagagCCAGGGTAAAGCTCAGAG GAACCAACCCGAACCTGGGTATGAGCCCAGCTGTGTGTCCTTCAGAAGTGACTTCTCAAAGGATTTACCTATCAACTTCAAAGACAGCAGttcagacaaacaaaagagCCAGAgtaaaactcagag gaaccaacctggataTGAGCCCAGCTGTGTGTCCTTCAGAAGTGACTTCTCAAAGGATTTACCTATCAACTTCAAAGACAGCAGttcagacaaacaaaagagCCAGGGTAAAGCTCAGAG gaaccaacctggataTGAGCCCAGCTGTGTGTCCTTCAGAAGTGACTTCTCAAAGGATTTACCAATCAACTTCAAAGACAGCAGTTCAGGAGTGGAACA TGTCCACAGAGAGAAGAAGGGGAGCGGAACTCAGTCTGCAGATAAACCTCAATCCG CAGATGTTGGTCTGCAGGAGATTTTTGGAGAACACCAGATCAGTCTGATGAAGAGCAGTAAACATGTGGCTGAAGGAATTGAAGAAGCAGGGAGAGAAACACTCCTTCACAGGGTCTACACTGAGCTCTACATCACAGAAGATCTGAGAGAAGAAGTTCACacccaacatgaggtgatgcagctggagacaACCAGCAACCCCAACAAGCTCCATAACACTGCGATCAGGAACCCAGACATCTTTAAAGTCTTACCTGACCAACACAGATCCATCAGAGTGGTTCTGACCAGCGGAGTTGCaggagctggaaaaagcttctcagtgcagaagttcactctggactgggccGAGGGCTTGGAGAACCAAGACATCAgtgctgtggttcctctgtCCTTCAGGGAGCTGAACATGATCAGAGATGAGCAGCACAGTCTTTTCACTCTGATCCAGCGTTTCCATCCAACACTCCAGAAGATCCCAGCAgaacagctgtctgtctgtaaaCCTCTGTTCATCTTTGATGGGCTGGATGAAAGCAGACTTTCTCTAAACTTCAACAACAGTCCGGTGGTGTCTGATGTCACACAGAAGTCCTCAGTCTATGTGCTGCTCACTAACCTCATTCAGGGACATCTGCTGCCCTCAGCTCTGGTCTGGATCACTTCCAGACcggcagcagccaatcagatccctccttcatgtgtggacagactgacagaagtaCGAGGCTTTAATGATGTtcagaaggaggagtacttcaAGAAGAGGTTCCCAGATGAAGAACTGTCCAGCAAAATCATCTCCCATATCAAGGGATCCATGTCCCTCTACATCATGTGTGAAGTtccagtcttctgctggatcactgctgtTGTTCTGGAGAACATGCTGACAACAGAGCAGAAAACAGACCTGCCCACCACCCTGACTGATATGTACTCACACTTCCTGATGGTCCAgacaaaaaggaagaagaacaaGTACCAGCAGAAACATCAGACAAGTCCACAAGAGCTGACAGAGACTGAGAGGGAAGTTCTTCTGAAGCTGGGGAGGCTGGCATTTGAACATCTAAAGAAAGGAAACATCATGTTCTACCAAGAAGATCTGCAGCAGTGTGGAGTGGATGTCACAGAGGCCTTTGTGTACTCTGGAATTTGCACTGAGATCTTCAGAAAAGAGTGTGAGATCTTCCAGAAACCGGTCTACAGCTTTGTTCATCTGAgcgttcaggagtttctggctgcagTCTACATGTTCCACTGTTACTCCAACAGGATGGTAAAGGTCATTGAGGACTTCCTGGAGTTCAATACGAAAAATCCATCCCTGGATGAGTTTCTGAGCGGAGTCATGGAGAAATCCATGCAGAGTAAAACTGGACATTTGGACCTGTTTGTCCGCTTCCTTTACGGTCTCTCCGTGGAGTCAAACCAGAGACTCTTAGGAGACCTGTTGAGTCAGACAGATAAGAATCCAGGAATCTTCCAAAAAATTATAAACAACCTGAAAGAGATTAACAGTTCGGAAGTCTCTCCTGACAGGAGCATCAACATCTATCACTGTCTGATGGAAATGAAGGACCTCTCAATTCATCAGGAGACCCAAGAGTTCCTGAAGTCAGGgaacaaatcaaaaatcaaactcTTAGAGATCCATTGCTCAGCTCTGGCCTACACTCTGAAAATGTCAGAAGAGGTTCTGGATGAGCTGGACCTGAACCAGTACTTGACATCATATGAGGGTCAACGTAGACTGATCCCAGCTGTGAGGAACTGCAGAAGGTTCAG AACTCCAGAACGAGTAGAATTCTCAGAGACTGACTATGAAATTTTGGcctcagctctgaagtccaacccgtcccacctgacagaactggacctgaatGCTAATTTCATGAAGGATTCATCCATGGAGGTTCTGTGTTCTGGATTACAAAGACcaaactgcagactgcagatTCTGAG GTTGGAGACCTGCGATTTGTCAGAGATCGGCTGGAAAGCTCTGGGCTCAGCTCTAAAGTCCAACCCATCCAGTCTAACAGAACTGAACATGGGCAGGAACAATCTGGGGGATTCAGGATTTCTTAATCTGCGTGGTTTTCtagagagtccagactgcagactgcagattCTGAG ATTGAGGAACTGCGAgttgtcagagatcagctgtgaagctctggGCTCAGCACTTAAGTGCTACCCATctaatctgacagaactggacctaaGCCAGAACGACCTCAAGGATTCAGGATTTCTTCATCTGCGTGGCTTTCTAGAGAGTCCAGATTGCAGACTGCAGATTCTGAG gTTGAACAACTGCAGTTTGTCTGAGATCAGTTTGGAAGCtgtggtctcagctctgaagtccaacccaTCCAATCTAACAGAACTGCACTTCAGTCACAACATGGTGCAGGGTTCAGGATTTCTTCATCTGTGGGATTTTCTGGaaagtccagactgcagactgcagactctgag GCTGGAGTTCAGCAGCTTGTCAAAGATCAACTGTGaagctctggtctcagctctgaagtccaacccgtcccacctgacagaactgAACCTGAGCTTCAACAACCTTCAGGAATCAGAGGCTCAGCAGCTTCAGGATCTTGTGGACAGTCCAAACTtcaaactgcagactctgag TTGTGGGGGAAGTGGCTGGTGGGTCTGA
- the LOC101170907 gene encoding NACHT, LRR and PYD domains-containing protein 14-like isoform X1: MDQCEDREAGAPPSQKIRVGEDESQSKTQRNQPEPGYEPSCVSFRSDFSKDLPINFKDSSSDKQKSQGKAQRNQPEPGYEPSCVSFRSDFSKDLPINFKDSSSDKQKSQSKTQRNQPGYEPSCVSFRSDFSKDLPINFKDSSSDKQKSQGKAQRNQPGYEPSCVSFRSDFSKDLPINFKDSSSGVEHVHREKKGSGTQSADKPQSADVGLQEIFGEHQISLMKSSKHVAEGIEEAGRETLLHRVYTELYITEDLREEVHTQHEVMQLETTSNPNKLHNTAIRNPDIFKVLPDQHRSIRVVLTSGVAGAGKSFSVQKFTLDWAEGLENQDISAVVPLSFRELNMIRDEQHSLFTLIQRFHPTLQKIPAEQLSVCKPLFIFDGLDESRLSLNFNNSPVVSDVTQKSSVYVLLTNLIQGHLLPSALVWITSRPAAANQIPPSCVDRLTEVRGFNDVQKEEYFKKRFPDEELSSKIISHIKGSMSLYIMCEVPVFCWITAVVLENMLTTEQKTDLPTTLTDMYSHFLMVQTKRKKNKYQQKHQTSPQELTETEREVLLKLGRLAFEHLKKGNIMFYQEDLQQCGVDVTEAFVYSGICTEIFRKECEIFQKPVYSFVHLSVQEFLAAVYMFHCYSNRMVKVIEDFLEFNTKNPSLDEFLSGVMEKSMQSKTGHLDLFVRFLYGLSVESNQRLLGDLLSQTDKNPGIFQKIINNLKEINSSEVSPDRSINIYHCLMEMKDLSIHQETQEFLKSGNKSKIKLLEIHCSALAYTLKMSEEVLDELDLNQYLTSYEGQRRLIPAVRNCRRFRTPERVEFSETDYEILASALKSNPSHLTELDLNANFMKDSSMEVLCSGLQRPNCRLQILRLETCDLSEIGWKALGSALKSNPSSLTELNMGRNNLGDSGFLNLRGFLESPDCRLQILRLRNCELSEISCEALGSALKCYPSNLTELDLSQNDLKDSGFLHLRGFLESPDCRLQILRLWNCSLSEISCEALGSALKSNPSNLKELELSHNDLQDSGFLHLRGFLQSPDCRLQILRLWNCKLSESSCEALGSALKSYPSNLTELDLSQNDLKDSGFLHLRGFLESPDSNMQILRLNNCSLSEISLEAVVSALKSNPSNLTELHFSHNMVQGSGFLHLWDFLESPDCRLQTLRLEFSSLSKINCEALVSALKSNPSHLTELNLSFNNLQESEAQQLQDLVDSPNFKLQTLSCGGSGWWV; this comes from the exons ATGGATCAATGTGAGGACAGAGAGGCCGGAGCCCCTCCCTCTCAGAAAATCAGAGTTGGAGAAGATGAGAGCCAGAgtaaaactcagag GAACCAACCCGAACCTGGGTATGAGCCCAGCTGTGTGTCCTTCAGAAGTGACTTCTCAAAGGATTTACCTATCAATTTCAAAGACAGCAGttcagacaaacaaaagagCCAGGGTAAAGCTCAGAG GAACCAACCCGAACCTGGGTATGAGCCCAGCTGTGTGTCCTTCAGAAGTGACTTCTCAAAGGATTTACCTATCAACTTCAAAGACAGCAGttcagacaaacaaaagagCCAGAgtaaaactcagag gaaccaacctggataTGAGCCCAGCTGTGTGTCCTTCAGAAGTGACTTCTCAAAGGATTTACCTATCAACTTCAAAGACAGCAGttcagacaaacaaaagagCCAGGGTAAAGCTCAGAG gaaccaacctggataTGAGCCCAGCTGTGTGTCCTTCAGAAGTGACTTCTCAAAGGATTTACCAATCAACTTCAAAGACAGCAGTTCAGGAGTGGAACA TGTCCACAGAGAGAAGAAGGGGAGCGGAACTCAGTCTGCAGATAAACCTCAATCCG CAGATGTTGGTCTGCAGGAGATTTTTGGAGAACACCAGATCAGTCTGATGAAGAGCAGTAAACATGTGGCTGAAGGAATTGAAGAAGCAGGGAGAGAAACACTCCTTCACAGGGTCTACACTGAGCTCTACATCACAGAAGATCTGAGAGAAGAAGTTCACacccaacatgaggtgatgcagctggagacaACCAGCAACCCCAACAAGCTCCATAACACTGCGATCAGGAACCCAGACATCTTTAAAGTCTTACCTGACCAACACAGATCCATCAGAGTGGTTCTGACCAGCGGAGTTGCaggagctggaaaaagcttctcagtgcagaagttcactctggactgggccGAGGGCTTGGAGAACCAAGACATCAgtgctgtggttcctctgtCCTTCAGGGAGCTGAACATGATCAGAGATGAGCAGCACAGTCTTTTCACTCTGATCCAGCGTTTCCATCCAACACTCCAGAAGATCCCAGCAgaacagctgtctgtctgtaaaCCTCTGTTCATCTTTGATGGGCTGGATGAAAGCAGACTTTCTCTAAACTTCAACAACAGTCCGGTGGTGTCTGATGTCACACAGAAGTCCTCAGTCTATGTGCTGCTCACTAACCTCATTCAGGGACATCTGCTGCCCTCAGCTCTGGTCTGGATCACTTCCAGACcggcagcagccaatcagatccctccttcatgtgtggacagactgacagaagtaCGAGGCTTTAATGATGTtcagaaggaggagtacttcaAGAAGAGGTTCCCAGATGAAGAACTGTCCAGCAAAATCATCTCCCATATCAAGGGATCCATGTCCCTCTACATCATGTGTGAAGTtccagtcttctgctggatcactgctgtTGTTCTGGAGAACATGCTGACAACAGAGCAGAAAACAGACCTGCCCACCACCCTGACTGATATGTACTCACACTTCCTGATGGTCCAgacaaaaaggaagaagaacaaGTACCAGCAGAAACATCAGACAAGTCCACAAGAGCTGACAGAGACTGAGAGGGAAGTTCTTCTGAAGCTGGGGAGGCTGGCATTTGAACATCTAAAGAAAGGAAACATCATGTTCTACCAAGAAGATCTGCAGCAGTGTGGAGTGGATGTCACAGAGGCCTTTGTGTACTCTGGAATTTGCACTGAGATCTTCAGAAAAGAGTGTGAGATCTTCCAGAAACCGGTCTACAGCTTTGTTCATCTGAgcgttcaggagtttctggctgcagTCTACATGTTCCACTGTTACTCCAACAGGATGGTAAAGGTCATTGAGGACTTCCTGGAGTTCAATACGAAAAATCCATCCCTGGATGAGTTTCTGAGCGGAGTCATGGAGAAATCCATGCAGAGTAAAACTGGACATTTGGACCTGTTTGTCCGCTTCCTTTACGGTCTCTCCGTGGAGTCAAACCAGAGACTCTTAGGAGACCTGTTGAGTCAGACAGATAAGAATCCAGGAATCTTCCAAAAAATTATAAACAACCTGAAAGAGATTAACAGTTCGGAAGTCTCTCCTGACAGGAGCATCAACATCTATCACTGTCTGATGGAAATGAAGGACCTCTCAATTCATCAGGAGACCCAAGAGTTCCTGAAGTCAGGgaacaaatcaaaaatcaaactcTTAGAGATCCATTGCTCAGCTCTGGCCTACACTCTGAAAATGTCAGAAGAGGTTCTGGATGAGCTGGACCTGAACCAGTACTTGACATCATATGAGGGTCAACGTAGACTGATCCCAGCTGTGAGGAACTGCAGAAGGTTCAG AACTCCAGAACGAGTAGAATTCTCAGAGACTGACTATGAAATTTTGGcctcagctctgaagtccaacccgtcccacctgacagaactggacctgaatGCTAATTTCATGAAGGATTCATCCATGGAGGTTCTGTGTTCTGGATTACAAAGACcaaactgcagactgcagatTCTGAG GTTGGAGACCTGCGATTTGTCAGAGATCGGCTGGAAAGCTCTGGGCTCAGCTCTAAAGTCCAACCCATCCAGTCTAACAGAACTGAACATGGGCAGGAACAATCTGGGGGATTCAGGATTTCTTAATCTGCGTGGTTTTCtagagagtccagactgcagactgcagattCTGAG ATTGAGGAACTGCGAgttgtcagagatcagctgtgaagctctggGCTCAGCACTTAAGTGCTACCCATctaatctgacagaactggacctaaGCCAGAACGACCTCAAGGATTCAGGATTTCTTCATCTGCGTGGCTTTCTAGAGAGTCCAGATTGCAGACTGCAGATTCTGAG gTTGTGgaactgcagtttgtcagaaatcagctgtgaagctctggGCTCAGCACTGAAGTCCAACCCATCCAATCTAAAAGAACTGGAGCTGAGCCATAATGACCTTCAGGATTCAGGATTTCTTCATCTGCGTGGTTTTCTgcagagtccagactgcagactgcagattCTAAG GCTATGGAACTGCAAGTTGTCAGAGAGCAGCTGTGAAGCTCTGGGCTCAGCACTTAAGTCCTACCCATctaatctgacagaactggacctaaGCCAGAACGACCTCAAGGATTCAGGATTTCTTCATCTACggggttttctggagagtccagactccAACATGCAGATTCTGAG gTTGAACAACTGCAGTTTGTCTGAGATCAGTTTGGAAGCtgtggtctcagctctgaagtccaacccaTCCAATCTAACAGAACTGCACTTCAGTCACAACATGGTGCAGGGTTCAGGATTTCTTCATCTGTGGGATTTTCTGGaaagtccagactgcagactgcagactctgag GCTGGAGTTCAGCAGCTTGTCAAAGATCAACTGTGaagctctggtctcagctctgaagtccaacccgtcccacctgacagaactgAACCTGAGCTTCAACAACCTTCAGGAATCAGAGGCTCAGCAGCTTCAGGATCTTGTGGACAGTCCAAACTtcaaactgcagactctgag TTGTGGGGGAAGTGGCTGGTGGGTCTGA
- the LOC101170907 gene encoding protein NLRC3-like isoform X5: MDQCEDREAGAPPSQKIRVGEDESQSKTQRNQPEPGYEPSCVSFRSDFSKDLPINFKDSSSDKQKSQGKAQRNQPEPGYEPSCVSFRSDFSKDLPINFKDSSSDKQKSQSKTQRNQPGYEPSCVSFRSDFSKDLPINFKDSSSDKQKSQGKAQRNQPGYEPSCVSFRSDFSKDLPINFKDSSSGVEHVHREKKGSGTQSADKPQSADVGLQEIFGEHQISLMKSSKHVAEGIEEAGRETLLHRVYTELYITEDLREEVHTQHEVMQLETTSNPNKLHNTAIRNPDIFKVLPDQHRSIRVVLTSGVAGAGKSFSVQKFTLDWAEGLENQDISAVVPLSFRELNMIRDEQHSLFTLIQRFHPTLQKIPAEQLSVCKPLFIFDGLDESRLSLNFNNSPVVSDVTQKSSVYVLLTNLIQGHLLPSALVWITSRPAAANQIPPSCVDRLTEVRGFNDVQKEEYFKKRFPDEELSSKIISHIKGSMSLYIMCEVPVFCWITAVVLENMLTTEQKTDLPTTLTDMYSHFLMVQTKRKKNKYQQKHQTSPQELTETEREVLLKLGRLAFEHLKKGNIMFYQEDLQQCGVDVTEAFVYSGICTEIFRKECEIFQKPVYSFVHLSVQEFLAAVYMFHCYSNRMVKVIEDFLEFNTKNPSLDEFLSGVMEKSMQSKTGHLDLFVRFLYGLSVESNQRLLGDLLSQTDKNPGIFQKIINNLKEINSSEVSPDRSINIYHCLMEMKDLSIHQETQEFLKSGNKSKIKLLEIHCSALAYTLKMSEEVLDELDLNQYLTSYEGQRRLIPAVRNCRRFRTPERVEFSETDYEILASALKSNPSHLTELDLNANFMKDSSMEVLCSGLQRPNCRLQILRLETCDLSEIGWKALGSALKSNPSSLTELNMGRNNLGDSGFLNLRGFLESPDCRLQILRLNNCSLSEISLEAVVSALKSNPSNLTELHFSHNMVQGSGFLHLWDFLESPDCRLQTLRLEFSSLSKINCEALVSALKSNPSHLTELNLSFNNLQESEAQQLQDLVDSPNFKLQTLSCGGSGWWV, encoded by the exons ATGGATCAATGTGAGGACAGAGAGGCCGGAGCCCCTCCCTCTCAGAAAATCAGAGTTGGAGAAGATGAGAGCCAGAgtaaaactcagag GAACCAACCCGAACCTGGGTATGAGCCCAGCTGTGTGTCCTTCAGAAGTGACTTCTCAAAGGATTTACCTATCAATTTCAAAGACAGCAGttcagacaaacaaaagagCCAGGGTAAAGCTCAGAG GAACCAACCCGAACCTGGGTATGAGCCCAGCTGTGTGTCCTTCAGAAGTGACTTCTCAAAGGATTTACCTATCAACTTCAAAGACAGCAGttcagacaaacaaaagagCCAGAgtaaaactcagag gaaccaacctggataTGAGCCCAGCTGTGTGTCCTTCAGAAGTGACTTCTCAAAGGATTTACCTATCAACTTCAAAGACAGCAGttcagacaaacaaaagagCCAGGGTAAAGCTCAGAG gaaccaacctggataTGAGCCCAGCTGTGTGTCCTTCAGAAGTGACTTCTCAAAGGATTTACCAATCAACTTCAAAGACAGCAGTTCAGGAGTGGAACA TGTCCACAGAGAGAAGAAGGGGAGCGGAACTCAGTCTGCAGATAAACCTCAATCCG CAGATGTTGGTCTGCAGGAGATTTTTGGAGAACACCAGATCAGTCTGATGAAGAGCAGTAAACATGTGGCTGAAGGAATTGAAGAAGCAGGGAGAGAAACACTCCTTCACAGGGTCTACACTGAGCTCTACATCACAGAAGATCTGAGAGAAGAAGTTCACacccaacatgaggtgatgcagctggagacaACCAGCAACCCCAACAAGCTCCATAACACTGCGATCAGGAACCCAGACATCTTTAAAGTCTTACCTGACCAACACAGATCCATCAGAGTGGTTCTGACCAGCGGAGTTGCaggagctggaaaaagcttctcagtgcagaagttcactctggactgggccGAGGGCTTGGAGAACCAAGACATCAgtgctgtggttcctctgtCCTTCAGGGAGCTGAACATGATCAGAGATGAGCAGCACAGTCTTTTCACTCTGATCCAGCGTTTCCATCCAACACTCCAGAAGATCCCAGCAgaacagctgtctgtctgtaaaCCTCTGTTCATCTTTGATGGGCTGGATGAAAGCAGACTTTCTCTAAACTTCAACAACAGTCCGGTGGTGTCTGATGTCACACAGAAGTCCTCAGTCTATGTGCTGCTCACTAACCTCATTCAGGGACATCTGCTGCCCTCAGCTCTGGTCTGGATCACTTCCAGACcggcagcagccaatcagatccctccttcatgtgtggacagactgacagaagtaCGAGGCTTTAATGATGTtcagaaggaggagtacttcaAGAAGAGGTTCCCAGATGAAGAACTGTCCAGCAAAATCATCTCCCATATCAAGGGATCCATGTCCCTCTACATCATGTGTGAAGTtccagtcttctgctggatcactgctgtTGTTCTGGAGAACATGCTGACAACAGAGCAGAAAACAGACCTGCCCACCACCCTGACTGATATGTACTCACACTTCCTGATGGTCCAgacaaaaaggaagaagaacaaGTACCAGCAGAAACATCAGACAAGTCCACAAGAGCTGACAGAGACTGAGAGGGAAGTTCTTCTGAAGCTGGGGAGGCTGGCATTTGAACATCTAAAGAAAGGAAACATCATGTTCTACCAAGAAGATCTGCAGCAGTGTGGAGTGGATGTCACAGAGGCCTTTGTGTACTCTGGAATTTGCACTGAGATCTTCAGAAAAGAGTGTGAGATCTTCCAGAAACCGGTCTACAGCTTTGTTCATCTGAgcgttcaggagtttctggctgcagTCTACATGTTCCACTGTTACTCCAACAGGATGGTAAAGGTCATTGAGGACTTCCTGGAGTTCAATACGAAAAATCCATCCCTGGATGAGTTTCTGAGCGGAGTCATGGAGAAATCCATGCAGAGTAAAACTGGACATTTGGACCTGTTTGTCCGCTTCCTTTACGGTCTCTCCGTGGAGTCAAACCAGAGACTCTTAGGAGACCTGTTGAGTCAGACAGATAAGAATCCAGGAATCTTCCAAAAAATTATAAACAACCTGAAAGAGATTAACAGTTCGGAAGTCTCTCCTGACAGGAGCATCAACATCTATCACTGTCTGATGGAAATGAAGGACCTCTCAATTCATCAGGAGACCCAAGAGTTCCTGAAGTCAGGgaacaaatcaaaaatcaaactcTTAGAGATCCATTGCTCAGCTCTGGCCTACACTCTGAAAATGTCAGAAGAGGTTCTGGATGAGCTGGACCTGAACCAGTACTTGACATCATATGAGGGTCAACGTAGACTGATCCCAGCTGTGAGGAACTGCAGAAGGTTCAG AACTCCAGAACGAGTAGAATTCTCAGAGACTGACTATGAAATTTTGGcctcagctctgaagtccaacccgtcccacctgacagaactggacctgaatGCTAATTTCATGAAGGATTCATCCATGGAGGTTCTGTGTTCTGGATTACAAAGACcaaactgcagactgcagatTCTGAG GTTGGAGACCTGCGATTTGTCAGAGATCGGCTGGAAAGCTCTGGGCTCAGCTCTAAAGTCCAACCCATCCAGTCTAACAGAACTGAACATGGGCAGGAACAATCTGGGGGATTCAGGATTTCTTAATCTGCGTGGTTTTCtagagagtccagactgcagactgcagattCTGAG gTTGAACAACTGCAGTTTGTCTGAGATCAGTTTGGAAGCtgtggtctcagctctgaagtccaacccaTCCAATCTAACAGAACTGCACTTCAGTCACAACATGGTGCAGGGTTCAGGATTTCTTCATCTGTGGGATTTTCTGGaaagtccagactgcagactgcagactctgag GCTGGAGTTCAGCAGCTTGTCAAAGATCAACTGTGaagctctggtctcagctctgaagtccaacccgtcccacctgacagaactgAACCTGAGCTTCAACAACCTTCAGGAATCAGAGGCTCAGCAGCTTCAGGATCTTGTGGACAGTCCAAACTtcaaactgcagactctgag TTGTGGGGGAAGTGGCTGGTGGGTCTGA